In Sphingobacterium zeae, one genomic interval encodes:
- a CDS encoding RagB/SusD family nutrient uptake outer membrane protein — MKIYVFLLALTTILSLSRCSKYLDVEPKSSVAEEQMFASEIGFEQALVGVYSQLSKQSMYGDRLSLGFVSALAQNYTQSSSTAPYYETRSYNYNSDEVRNILSEVWSSSYNAIAGLNKIIEKSTSNKSVLSSKGYNLIRGEALALRAYIHFDLFRLFGPDYQVGKGQKAIPYETKVDAFANVPGTSEQVCKLVLSDIAEAAALLKSVDPVFEDDTDLNTRRIRLNYYGVKGLEARVYMYMGDKPAAAKAAQEVVDGAKFQFVSNTAVSAAAGSKDRLFMSELVFALRSRDILNWTQQYFRFYISSGRGLTRTLANINTLYENSTTDVRRLYLFEQDQSILFPSKFWQTYTPVTGEGLTSSQRRDQLIPLIRLSEMYYILAEAATSPASGAVELNNVRSARAVNKLPEDGSVTDTQLQNEIQKEYHKEFYAEGQYFFYLKRKAITRMPFMSSDVPLSIYKLPVPDVELEYNPTYQ; from the coding sequence ATGAAAATATATGTATTTTTACTAGCATTAACGACTATTTTGTCTCTCTCCAGATGCAGCAAGTATCTGGATGTTGAACCTAAATCCTCCGTTGCTGAGGAACAGATGTTTGCTTCTGAAATAGGGTTTGAACAGGCTTTAGTAGGGGTATACTCCCAACTCAGTAAGCAGAGCATGTATGGAGACCGGCTCTCCCTGGGTTTTGTATCAGCCTTGGCACAAAATTATACCCAATCCAGTTCGACAGCACCTTATTATGAGACACGTTCGTATAATTACAACAGCGACGAGGTCAGAAATATCCTTAGTGAAGTTTGGAGCAGCTCGTATAATGCTATTGCAGGGCTGAATAAAATTATCGAAAAGTCAACTTCTAACAAATCTGTTCTTTCTTCAAAAGGATATAATTTGATCCGTGGGGAAGCGTTGGCGTTACGGGCTTATATCCACTTTGATCTTTTCCGTTTGTTTGGTCCCGACTATCAAGTTGGAAAAGGACAAAAGGCTATTCCCTACGAGACGAAGGTGGATGCTTTTGCCAATGTGCCCGGGACATCGGAGCAGGTATGCAAATTGGTATTAAGCGATATTGCAGAAGCAGCAGCTCTACTTAAATCCGTCGACCCGGTTTTTGAGGATGATACCGACCTGAATACCCGTCGTATCCGATTAAATTATTATGGGGTCAAAGGATTAGAGGCTCGTGTTTACATGTATATGGGAGACAAACCTGCCGCAGCTAAAGCTGCTCAGGAAGTAGTCGATGGCGCGAAGTTTCAATTTGTCTCCAATACCGCAGTTAGTGCAGCGGCCGGATCGAAAGACAGGTTGTTCATGTCGGAGCTTGTATTCGCTCTACGCTCAAGGGATATTCTTAATTGGACACAACAATATTTCAGATTCTATATAAGTTCAGGAAGGGGCCTCACACGTACTTTGGCCAATATAAACACCTTGTATGAGAATTCGACCACCGATGTCCGTAGGCTCTACTTATTCGAACAAGATCAGAGTATATTGTTTCCTTCCAAGTTTTGGCAGACTTATACACCTGTGACGGGAGAAGGATTGACCTCGTCTCAGCGACGCGATCAACTGATACCACTTATACGTCTGTCGGAAATGTACTATATATTGGCAGAAGCTGCAACTAGTCCGGCATCTGGGGCGGTTGAATTGAACAACGTACGCTCTGCCAGGGCAGTAAATAAGCTACCAGAAGACGGGTCGGTTACCGATACACAGCTACAGAACGAAATTCAGAAGGAATATCATAAAGAGTTTTATGCCGAAGGACAATATTTTTTCTATTTGAAGAGAAAAGCAATCACGCGTATGCCTTTTATGTCATCTGATGTCCCACTATCTATTTATAAATTGCCTGTTCCTGACGTGGAATTGGAGTATAATCCTACTTATCAATAA
- a CDS encoding FecR family protein: MIDNDSYIDLLIQRCLDRTATAEERKVLMRVLKYTDNEKVEEKIVAAFQQEQIRLEPSDSVWTAIVRQMAKEAPITPIRKNSAVLQFVKYAAAVCVFLMIPLYFFRDALPPAITKLNLGHKVNEILKDKTLEATSEELGDEIQLLLSQDRSVNLLGRDSAALANAEKSIHIIHSDNKISYTLEDSASHIMAGTTIYHTIKVPYGKRFSVRLIDGTTVLLNSGTALRYPINTPHKDMDLYLSGEAYFDVAKSQNRKFNVHVLGNRLKKEHIVQVLGTQFNIRAFHNEKQSVTTLYEGSIQVSGLTAVPLHLEPSKQIEVDQHFVISAADMEQSSAWRNNVFYFDNTPLDEVCLELERWYGIKFTYRKNKETKKLLAQISRNKSLKEVLDMLAQTYDVKYEFRGKEVILTD, translated from the coding sequence ATGATTGATAATGATAGCTATATAGACTTGTTGATACAACGTTGTTTGGATCGTACAGCGACTGCCGAAGAGCGAAAAGTGTTGATGCGAGTATTGAAATATACAGACAATGAGAAGGTTGAAGAAAAGATTGTTGCTGCATTTCAGCAAGAGCAGATCAGGTTAGAGCCGTCGGATTCTGTTTGGACAGCGATAGTACGGCAGATGGCTAAAGAGGCTCCGATAACACCTATTCGCAAAAATAGTGCTGTATTGCAGTTTGTGAAGTATGCTGCTGCTGTATGCGTGTTTTTAATGATTCCGTTATACTTTTTCAGGGATGCTTTGCCGCCTGCTATTACTAAGTTAAATTTAGGACACAAGGTAAACGAGATTTTGAAAGATAAAACTCTAGAGGCTACTTCGGAAGAACTTGGCGATGAAATTCAGTTGCTTCTCTCTCAGGACAGGAGTGTAAATTTATTGGGTCGGGACTCTGCAGCACTTGCCAATGCCGAGAAATCTATACATATAATCCATAGCGATAACAAGATTAGCTATACACTCGAAGATAGCGCCTCCCACATCATGGCTGGTACTACGATATACCATACGATCAAAGTGCCTTATGGTAAACGTTTTTCTGTTAGGTTGATTGATGGTACCACGGTATTGCTTAATTCAGGCACAGCGTTGCGATACCCTATTAATACCCCGCATAAAGATATGGATTTGTATTTATCTGGAGAAGCCTATTTTGATGTTGCTAAATCGCAGAATAGAAAGTTTAACGTACACGTGCTCGGTAATCGGCTTAAGAAGGAGCATATTGTTCAGGTGTTGGGCACACAGTTCAACATCAGGGCATTCCACAATGAGAAGCAAAGCGTAACTACCTTGTATGAAGGCTCTATTCAGGTGTCGGGACTCACAGCAGTCCCTTTGCACCTAGAGCCATCAAAACAAATTGAGGTGGATCAGCACTTTGTCATATCTGCTGCAGATATGGAGCAGAGTTCGGCTTGGAGAAATAATGTGTTTTATTTCGACAATACCCCGCTAGATGAAGTCTGCCTGGAATTGGAACGATGGTATGGTATAAAGTTTACCTATCGAAAAAATAAAGAAACAAAAAAATTACTTGCTCAAATATCCCGAAATAAGAGTCTAAAAGAAGTACTGGATATGTTGGCCCAAACCTATGATGTTAAATACGAATTCCGTGGAAAGGAGGTTATCTTGACAGATTGA
- a CDS encoding DUF4843 domain-containing protein, protein MKTIQYFIFAGLLFALMACKRQDTILFEGEERISFFIGEYDVDSTSYTFAFDPVKKERDTIYLKMRIQGRTHDSARAIKVKPGAGTTAVLGEDFLFPEVILPADSITINYPIILINTPKMEAQALRIVAEVVASDDFLPGGTGQVIDGTKAINSYKIWVSNKPERPVYWDDAEYYFGSFSATRIRFMISVLGISDFSYDAIGAYGSYTYPVILRNALAKYETTNGPLIDEFGQRVTF, encoded by the coding sequence ATGAAAACAATACAATATTTTATTTTTGCTGGACTACTGTTCGCATTGATGGCCTGTAAAAGACAGGATACAATCTTGTTCGAGGGCGAAGAGCGTATTTCATTCTTTATCGGTGAGTATGATGTTGATTCGACCAGTTACACTTTTGCTTTTGACCCGGTGAAAAAAGAGCGGGATACCATTTACCTCAAAATGCGTATACAGGGCAGAACGCACGATAGCGCTAGGGCGATTAAAGTTAAACCAGGTGCTGGTACCACAGCTGTATTGGGGGAAGATTTTCTTTTTCCGGAGGTAATACTTCCAGCAGATTCCATTACCATAAACTATCCGATCATATTGATCAATACCCCGAAAATGGAAGCGCAAGCTTTACGAATCGTGGCCGAAGTCGTAGCCTCCGACGATTTCTTACCGGGTGGTACTGGACAGGTTATCGATGGTACTAAAGCCATTAATTCGTACAAGATCTGGGTGTCTAACAAGCCTGAAAGACCAGTTTACTGGGACGATGCGGAATACTACTTCGGCTCTTTTTCTGCAACCCGTATACGTTTTATGATTAGCGTATTAGGAATCTCCGATTTTTCGTATGATGCTATAGGGGCCTATGGATCGTATACTTATCCCGTAATTCTACGCAATGCTTTAGCAAAATACGAAACGACGAACGGCCCTTTGATCGATGAGTTTGGGCAACGCGTAACTTTTTAA
- a CDS encoding glycoside hydrolase family 76 protein, with amino-acid sequence MLNIGNANNQLLTEKFPYDESFKADYLDNPEQAAGQKKYAYLWPFSGSFSAVNTLMELPKNKALYQKILDQRVLPGLMEYRDHSREPVGYASYINSAPASDRFYDDNVWLGIDFTDSYVQTKKIDYLKHAEEIWTFVKSGEDEKLGGGIYWCEQKKESKNTCSNAPAAVFALKLFEATKDKEYLNEGRRLYEWTKAGLQDPRDNLYWDNIQLNGNIGKAKYSYNSGQMLQAAALLYKLTKEKKYLLDAQVLAKSCLSYFFQTRDGENFPILRNSNLWFHAVMMRGYVSLFEQDANRTYLDIFAKNLDRAWYKMRDQYGLFDVDWTLEKKQTSKWLLDQCAFVEMYGRLAQLGY; translated from the coding sequence ATGCTAAATATTGGAAATGCGAACAACCAGCTGTTGACGGAGAAATTTCCATATGACGAAAGCTTTAAAGCAGACTATCTTGATAATCCCGAACAGGCAGCCGGGCAAAAGAAATATGCCTACCTATGGCCATTCTCGGGAAGCTTTTCCGCTGTAAATACATTGATGGAGCTCCCGAAGAACAAAGCTCTTTATCAAAAGATCCTGGACCAGCGCGTGCTGCCGGGATTAATGGAATATAGGGATCATTCCAGGGAGCCTGTTGGTTATGCGTCCTATATCAATTCTGCTCCGGCATCAGACCGGTTTTATGATGACAACGTTTGGCTCGGAATCGATTTTACCGATAGCTATGTGCAGACAAAAAAGATTGATTACTTAAAGCATGCAGAAGAGATCTGGACTTTTGTGAAAAGTGGTGAAGATGAAAAGCTTGGCGGTGGAATCTATTGGTGCGAGCAGAAGAAAGAGTCTAAAAACACCTGTTCGAACGCTCCTGCAGCAGTATTTGCACTCAAACTGTTTGAGGCAACAAAAGACAAAGAATATCTCAATGAGGGGCGACGTCTGTATGAGTGGACGAAAGCAGGACTGCAAGATCCAAGGGATAACCTGTATTGGGATAATATTCAGCTCAATGGAAATATAGGTAAAGCCAAATATTCCTATAATTCCGGACAGATGTTGCAAGCAGCGGCATTGTTATATAAGCTGACTAAAGAAAAAAAGTATCTCCTTGATGCACAGGTTCTAGCAAAATCCTGTTTAAGCTATTTTTTCCAAACTAGGGATGGGGAAAATTTCCCAATATTAAGGAATAGTAATTTATGGTTCCATGCCGTAATGATGCGAGGGTATGTTAGTTTATTTGAACAGGATGCTAATAGAACCTATCTTGACATTTTCGCTAAAAACCTTGACAGGGCTTGGTACAAAATGAGGGATCAATACGGACTGTTTGATGTTGATTGGACTTTAGAGAAGAAGCAAACGTCTAAGTGGCTATTGGATCAATGCGCTTTTGTGGAAATGTATGGACGTTTAGCGCAGCTAGGGTATTAG
- a CDS encoding PKD-like family lipoprotein, producing MIGNRFLKYTIGYLRLGLIALLMQGCSSFEQDFDITPIGEVKILMDKSEYDVVQLEKIHIPVTLTVPPGKMGRYTYRWKAMTNEAIYILSDKKDLDTIINLPPQQYNIQYTVTDLDNGLEFNKQLFLNVNGAFYEGWLVSHNQGGKGKLTFIRADDVVYPDPVGQANNLSFPENLKATFYTQIPYKAKYASIASFTGTEIFRFDPNTFKLTGKSQEVFMSPSGYDRIAWDSGLGGIDQYFINKGEIHVGMGSFYPDDILKPYTPGLGGDYDLFPAVISSNARKTFFYDNKYKRFMEIPYFGREITPAANSSNTTLSIMDMSNVGKTMIAAEKGRTSYSSGVFYFVLEDNEGRYVTGINNSDPSLFQKVLDSRCPEFSKAKLFAASGLFQHMYYAVGNKIYLYNIVANTAELLYSFPGSQTITDIEIKQKTSRTLAVATLDGTTGALNLFDINDLGQFVDGTPKKVFGNLGHIVHISYK from the coding sequence ATGATAGGAAATAGATTTTTAAAATATACTATAGGCTACTTAAGACTTGGTCTGATAGCTTTACTTATGCAGGGCTGCTCCTCGTTTGAACAGGATTTTGATATAACACCAATTGGTGAAGTGAAAATTCTGATGGACAAGAGCGAATACGATGTGGTACAACTGGAAAAAATACATATCCCGGTTACACTAACTGTGCCACCGGGGAAAATGGGGCGGTACACCTATCGCTGGAAAGCAATGACCAACGAAGCCATCTACATATTGTCGGATAAAAAGGATTTGGATACCATCATTAATTTGCCACCCCAGCAGTATAATATTCAATATACGGTAACCGATCTTGATAACGGTCTGGAATTTAACAAGCAGCTGTTTTTGAATGTAAATGGTGCTTTTTATGAAGGTTGGCTGGTTTCTCATAATCAAGGCGGCAAGGGCAAACTTACATTTATTCGGGCTGACGATGTGGTTTATCCGGATCCGGTAGGACAGGCAAATAACCTATCCTTTCCAGAAAACTTAAAGGCGACGTTTTACACCCAAATACCTTATAAGGCCAAATACGCATCGATAGCCAGCTTTACTGGAACAGAAATATTTCGCTTTGATCCAAATACATTTAAATTGACGGGCAAAAGTCAGGAAGTTTTTATGTCTCCAAGTGGTTATGATCGAATAGCTTGGGATAGTGGGTTAGGTGGTATAGATCAGTATTTCATTAATAAAGGTGAAATTCATGTTGGTATGGGAAGTTTTTACCCCGACGATATATTAAAGCCTTATACACCTGGCCTTGGTGGAGATTACGACTTGTTTCCTGCCGTTATTTCTTCAAACGCCCGAAAAACTTTCTTTTACGACAACAAGTATAAGCGATTTATGGAGATTCCATATTTCGGGCGGGAAATAACTCCTGCAGCCAATAGTTCAAACACAACTTTGAGCATAATGGATATGTCAAATGTAGGCAAGACTATGATAGCTGCCGAGAAAGGAAGGACTAGTTATAGTTCTGGTGTGTTTTATTTTGTATTGGAGGACAACGAAGGACGTTATGTGACGGGGATAAATAATTCGGATCCAAGTTTGTTCCAGAAAGTTCTGGATAGTCGCTGTCCTGAGTTTAGCAAGGCGAAACTGTTTGCGGCATCTGGCTTATTTCAGCATATGTATTATGCGGTAGGTAACAAAATTTATCTATACAATATAGTGGCTAATACCGCCGAGTTACTCTATAGTTTTCCAGGCTCTCAAACGATTACAGACATCGAGATTAAGCAAAAAACAAGTAGAACGCTTGCCGTAGCGACCTTGGATGGTACTACTGGCGCCCTTAACCTTTTTGATATAAACGATTTAGGTCAATTTGTTGATGGAACCCCAAAAAAGGTTTTTGGCAATCTTGGCCATATTGTCCATATAAGTTATAAATAA
- a CDS encoding DUF3667 domain-containing protein → MNCKNCGTTIASKFCPDCGQPAVLKRIDAHYITHEIEHVLHFERGILYTIKELIITPGQNVKKYISENRSRLVKPIIFIIVTSLIYSIITHFFHLEDKYVHYNEAKPSTTGVLFAWVQGHYGYANLIMGVFIAAWIQLFFKKYNYNFFEILILLCFVMGMGMLIYAVFSILQGVTHMRIANVGGIVGIVYCSWAIGQFFDAKKAGNYFKALAAYVLGLITFSVMVLLLGLTIDYMIG, encoded by the coding sequence ATGAACTGTAAAAACTGCGGAACTACCATTGCTTCAAAATTTTGCCCAGACTGCGGACAGCCAGCGGTTCTCAAAAGAATAGACGCACATTACATTACTCATGAAATTGAGCATGTACTTCATTTTGAAAGGGGTATATTATATACGATCAAAGAACTTATTATCACTCCCGGCCAAAATGTAAAAAAATACATTTCGGAAAATCGAAGTCGGCTAGTCAAACCGATTATATTCATTATTGTGACTTCGTTGATATACTCCATTATCACGCACTTCTTCCATCTTGAAGACAAATATGTCCATTACAACGAAGCTAAGCCATCCACTACAGGAGTACTGTTTGCGTGGGTACAGGGGCATTATGGTTATGCAAACCTCATTATGGGTGTATTTATTGCGGCATGGATTCAGCTATTTTTTAAAAAGTATAATTATAACTTTTTTGAAATATTAATCTTACTATGCTTTGTCATGGGAATGGGCATGCTCATTTATGCCGTATTTTCCATTTTGCAAGGTGTCACTCATATGCGTATTGCTAATGTTGGCGGCATTGTAGGGATCGTATATTGCTCTTGGGCAATAGGACAATTCTTCGACGCTAAAAAGGCAGGAAATTACTTTAAAGCACTGGCTGCATATGTTTTAGGATTAATCACATTTTCAGTAATGGTTCTTCTACTGGGTTTAACCATTGATTACATGATCGGTTAA
- a CDS encoding RNA polymerase sigma factor: protein MKSHIPIDEIAELLLRVSNGDEQAFRTIFEDYKTPIYSTIFNLSDDEFMAEEVLQDTFIRLWNYRNKLIEVDNFDAWIYRVAKNVFLTKIKKMSPSQEPFDLILHDIFATPKTYNDIEYQELEKAFEQAIQCLSPKQRITYQLVKIEGLSRKEVAKILDVSAETVKWNLDESVKKIRSTMTEMLNDLPLALIFFYLQKK, encoded by the coding sequence ATGAAAAGTCACATCCCTATCGACGAAATTGCCGAACTATTACTTCGTGTTTCTAATGGAGATGAACAGGCCTTTCGTACTATTTTTGAAGATTACAAAACTCCTATCTATTCTACTATTTTTAACCTGAGTGACGACGAATTCATGGCTGAGGAAGTCCTGCAGGATACTTTTATTCGACTTTGGAACTATAGGAATAAACTCATCGAAGTCGATAATTTTGATGCATGGATCTATCGTGTAGCAAAAAATGTATTTCTGACAAAGATTAAGAAAATGAGTCCGTCACAAGAGCCTTTCGACCTTATCCTACACGATATCTTCGCCACCCCCAAGACCTATAATGATATCGAATACCAGGAGTTGGAAAAAGCATTTGAACAGGCCATACAGTGCCTATCTCCGAAACAACGGATCACTTACCAACTGGTGAAGATCGAAGGCCTTTCTCGTAAAGAAGTTGCAAAGATACTTGACGTCTCGGCCGAAACTGTTAAATGGAATCTGGATGAGTCTGTTAAAAAAATAAGATCCACAATGACCGAAATGCTAAATGACCTCCCATTAGCGCTCATTTTTTTCTATTTGCAAAAAAAATAA
- a CDS encoding SusC/RagA family TonB-linked outer membrane protein, giving the protein MKKFFSNTRHRCCLLFFCSFIFVTNVFGQQPKITIQKKGITVDELLNELRKQSGLDFVSLTSKINHFQRIDANFKDEPLYQVLDKYFNVRSGVVYVFKNNSIILMDEQKAKMRRISGVVHREDTDREMAGVSLTFTDKAIKANTDLNGKFIIQVPEYAKALDVSYLGFKKKTVPLTSATSYVIHLSPTLQELDEVVVTGIFNRSAESFTGATTTVSGEEIKKINTNSVLAAISAIDPAFRMVASNQFGGDINRLPDVQMRGQNSFPNLSGELSNNPNEPLFILDGFQVNLQRVVDLDMNLIKSITLLKDASATAIYGSRGANGVMVITTIPPAAGKVQVTFTNDFRIAAPELGVYNLLNAREKLDFEKRAGFYTSTFNIGQLGKDVLYNSHLKNILEGVDTDWLKIPTQIGRSNRSSLRVQGGDEIFRYGLQFTADMQEGVMKGQDRDNYSGQVDLSYNVDKFRFMNSLRVFQNKANVSPYGNFSDYVKANPYFSPYDAEGNIPLLLEQVYYHESYEPYTTINPLYNTTLHSVNKSAYFGVTNNFSVRYNIIPGLFVESNFSITKQHDDADQFYSAQDSRFASIAEPSRRGSYTARTGKSFGYESLTTANYNVQFGKSQIFSMLGFNAKNATSEFYQIVAEGFPYDRLDNLLFANQYQMNGRPTGDESTTRNIGLVYSGNYSYDNRYLMDLSVRRDGSSQFGTDRRFGTFWSAGLGWNIHNERFFKDSPIINKLRLRANYGSTGSLNIPAYGAQFRYSFGVGSSYYDQLGAILNNLGNYDLSWQSVYKLNIGMDASLLNQRLDLRMEVYRDDTKNALTSVTLAPSTGFSSYSENLGELRNTGMEFSARYAIINQKAKGVMWSVNVNGFTNKNILKKLSNKLKTANEDLNTANSGQIYPNVLLEEGQSMNTIFAVRSLGIDPATGTEMFLKKDGTTTYDWDIKDKVPVGIQQPKWNGNFGSNLIYKGFELNLIFNYQFGGKLYNYTLVDRVENVDIAQNVDRRAYELGWSKPGDVSLYKRIVATPNTTKATSRFVQDDNNLKLTSASLGYNFYGKAFLKRLGFNSLSITALTNDPIWWSSVQLERGTDNPFARNYSLSLRASF; this is encoded by the coding sequence ATGAAAAAATTTTTTAGTAACACTAGACATAGATGCTGCCTGTTGTTTTTTTGCAGCTTTATTTTCGTGACCAATGTCTTTGGACAACAACCAAAGATAACGATTCAAAAGAAGGGCATTACGGTAGATGAACTTCTTAATGAACTTCGGAAGCAAAGCGGACTTGATTTTGTATCGCTAACTTCCAAAATCAATCATTTCCAAAGAATTGATGCAAATTTTAAAGATGAACCGCTCTATCAAGTGCTGGACAAATATTTTAATGTTCGATCGGGTGTAGTATATGTATTTAAAAATAACAGTATCATTTTGATGGATGAGCAGAAGGCCAAGATGCGCAGAATCAGCGGAGTAGTACACCGCGAAGACACAGATCGTGAGATGGCCGGTGTTTCGCTCACTTTTACCGATAAGGCAATTAAGGCTAACACAGATCTAAATGGAAAGTTTATAATCCAAGTACCTGAATATGCCAAAGCGCTGGATGTCTCTTATTTAGGATTTAAAAAGAAGACAGTGCCGCTAACATCGGCGACCAGTTATGTCATTCATTTATCGCCCACCCTCCAGGAGCTGGATGAAGTCGTCGTGACAGGTATATTCAACCGTTCTGCCGAAAGTTTTACCGGAGCCACTACAACCGTTAGTGGTGAGGAAATAAAAAAAATTAATACCAATTCGGTACTAGCTGCAATATCGGCTATAGATCCAGCCTTTAGAATGGTGGCCAGTAATCAATTCGGTGGGGATATAAATCGCCTTCCAGACGTACAGATGCGCGGACAGAACTCGTTTCCGAACCTCAGTGGCGAGCTTTCCAACAATCCAAATGAACCTCTTTTTATATTGGATGGATTTCAGGTCAACCTGCAGCGTGTCGTTGATCTCGATATGAATCTGATCAAGTCGATCACACTGCTGAAAGATGCGTCCGCTACCGCTATATACGGTTCTAGGGGGGCCAACGGTGTCATGGTCATTACCACAATACCTCCAGCGGCAGGGAAAGTACAGGTAACCTTTACAAACGATTTTAGAATAGCCGCACCTGAATTGGGTGTTTACAATCTGTTAAATGCCAGGGAAAAGCTGGATTTCGAAAAGCGTGCAGGCTTTTACACCAGCACCTTCAACATCGGTCAATTGGGCAAAGATGTACTGTACAATTCACATCTTAAAAATATTCTGGAAGGTGTAGACACTGACTGGTTGAAAATTCCAACTCAGATTGGGCGTAGTAACCGTTCTTCCTTACGTGTTCAGGGAGGTGATGAAATCTTTCGCTATGGATTGCAGTTCACTGCTGATATGCAAGAGGGAGTAATGAAGGGACAGGATAGGGATAATTACAGTGGGCAGGTCGACCTGAGTTACAATGTCGATAAGTTCCGCTTTATGAACTCCCTGCGTGTGTTCCAAAATAAGGCCAATGTTTCTCCCTACGGAAATTTTAGCGATTATGTGAAAGCTAATCCCTATTTTTCACCGTATGATGCTGAAGGAAATATTCCATTATTGCTAGAACAAGTTTATTATCACGAATCATACGAACCTTATACGACGATAAACCCTTTATACAATACGACCTTACATTCTGTCAATAAATCGGCATACTTTGGTGTGACCAATAATTTCTCTGTGCGATATAATATTATTCCTGGATTATTTGTGGAGTCTAATTTCAGTATTACAAAGCAGCACGATGATGCTGATCAGTTTTATTCTGCACAGGATTCCAGGTTTGCCTCTATTGCCGAGCCAAGTCGCCGCGGATCCTATACCGCCCGGACAGGGAAGTCTTTTGGTTATGAAAGTTTGACCACGGCCAATTATAATGTGCAATTCGGAAAAAGTCAGATCTTTTCGATGCTGGGGTTCAATGCTAAAAATGCTACAAGCGAATTTTACCAGATTGTAGCAGAAGGATTTCCGTACGACCGTCTGGACAATTTGCTGTTTGCCAATCAATACCAGATGAATGGCCGACCCACGGGCGATGAAAGTACGACACGCAATATCGGTCTAGTATATTCAGGTAACTATAGCTATGACAACCGTTATCTCATGGACCTTTCGGTACGTCGGGACGGTTCTTCTCAATTTGGCACAGACAGACGCTTTGGTACATTCTGGTCTGCGGGTTTAGGATGGAATATTCATAATGAGCGTTTTTTCAAAGATAGCCCCATTATTAACAAACTCCGCCTAAGGGCAAATTACGGAAGCACCGGATCGCTGAACATTCCAGCATATGGTGCTCAATTTAGGTACAGTTTCGGTGTCGGTTCTTCCTATTACGACCAGCTCGGAGCTATACTGAATAATTTAGGGAATTACGACCTGAGTTGGCAAAGTGTCTATAAGTTAAATATTGGAATGGATGCATCGTTGCTGAACCAACGTTTAGATCTTCGAATGGAGGTTTACAGAGACGATACGAAGAATGCTTTAACTTCGGTTACACTGGCCCCTTCGACCGGTTTTAGCAGCTATTCGGAAAATCTTGGCGAGCTACGGAATACCGGTATGGAATTCTCTGCGCGATATGCCATTATCAATCAAAAGGCAAAGGGTGTAATGTGGTCGGTCAATGTAAATGGATTCACGAATAAAAACATACTTAAGAAATTGTCCAACAAGTTGAAGACGGCTAATGAAGATCTGAATACGGCAAATTCGGGTCAGATTTACCCGAATGTACTGTTGGAAGAGGGCCAGTCTATGAATACAATATTTGCGGTGCGCTCCCTAGGAATTGATCCTGCCACAGGTACTGAAATGTTTTTAAAAAAAGATGGGACGACTACTTACGATTGGGATATTAAAGACAAGGTTCCGGTGGGGATACAGCAGCCGAAATGGAACGGTAACTTTGGATCTAATCTGATCTATAAAGGGTTTGAGCTGAATTTAATCTTTAACTATCAATTTGGTGGGAAACTCTATAACTATACCTTGGTAGACCGGGTCGAGAATGTGGATATTGCGCAAAATGTAGACCGACGTGCCTACGAACTGGGATGGTCCAAGCCGGGGGATGTGTCTCTCTACAAACGTATCGTGGCTACACCCAATACTACGAAAGCTACCTCACGGTTCGTTCAGGATGACAATAACCTGAAACTGACCTCTGCATCTTTAGGGTATAATTTTTATGGCAAGGCATTTCTAAAAAGATTGGGTTTCAATTCCCTTTCTATTACAGCATTGACAAATGATCCGATATGGTGGAGTTCTGTCCAGCTCGAAAGGGGTACGGACAACCCATTCGCCCGCAATTATTCACTATCGCTTCGCGCGAGTTTCTAA